In Candidatus Manganitrophus morganii, the genomic window GCGCCGCCGAGGATGAGGGCCGCCGCCCAGATCGCGAGCGGTGCGCCGATCGGCCAGGCCTGCCCGGCGCGATCGAGCAGGGTCGTGATTTCCAGGCTCCCCAAGTGGGTGAGGAGAAGCGCGAGCGCGATCATCAGCGCCGTGTCGCCGATCCGGGTGACGATGAACGCCTTCCGGGCGGCCCGGACGTTCTTCGGATCGGTATACCAGAAGCCGATCAAAAGAAAGCTGCAAAGCCCCACCCCTTCCCATCCGAGAAAAAGAAGGAGAAGATGATCGGCCAATACGAGAATCAGCATCGCGCCGACGAAGAGGTTCATGTAGGCGAAGAACCGGCTGTATCCCTCTTCAGGGGCCATATACTCGACAGAGTAGAGATGGATCAGGAAGCCGACGAAGGTGACGACCCCGATCATGACCAGCGAGAGGGGATCGAGGAGCAGGGCGACCGGCGCGTTGAGATCCCCGACATTCATCCAGGTCCAGAGGGTCTGTGTGTACCGATGGTCGGGCGGCGGCGATGTGATGAAATCGGCCGCGATCCCAAGCGTGATTAACGCCGAAAGCCCGATCGACCCGGCGCCGAAGACGGCGATGGTCTTTCGGGAAAAACGGGGCCCGAAGATCGCCAGGAGCAGGGCGCTGAAAAAAGGAATCGCGGGAATCAACCAGAGAAGCGATCGCATTTTTATCCCCTCATCCGGCTTAAGAGATCGGCATCGAGCGATTTGTACTGGTGGTGCATCCGCAGGACAAGCGCCAACCCGACCGACACCTCGGCGGCCGCCAGCGCCAGGATGAAGAAGAACATCACCTGTCCGTCGGCCGCTCCCCATCGCGCGCCGGCCACGATGAAGGCGAGCCCGGCGGCATTGAGCATCACCTCGGTCGACATCAGGATGAACAGAATATTACGGCGTACCAGGAGACCGATCAGCCCCAGCGCGAACAAAATCGCCGCCAGGAGAAGCCCCTCTTGCACGGGAATCATCAACATTGGCTTTCTCCAGTTTTGGCCGGTGCCAGCCGAGATGATAGGCGGCGACCAGCGCCCCCATCAACAACACCGAGGTCAGCTCGACTCCGATCAGATAAGGCCCGAAGAGGACCAGGCCGACCTCCTTCGGCCCGACGACCTCCGCCGCCGGGGCCGGAACCCCGGCGCGGGTAAGGAGGAGGATCACCTCTCCCAACAAGATCGCCGCCAGGACCGACGGCCCGATCCACATCGACGGCCGCAGCCACGCGCGCTCCTGCTCGGCGGCGCGTCTACCTAAGTTCAACATCATCACGATGAAGATAAAGAGGACCATGATCGCCCCGGCATAAACGATCACCTCCAGCGCCGCCACGAACGGCGCGCCGAGAATGTAAAAAATCACCGCCACCGCCAGAAACGAGACAATCAAATAGAGAAGCGCATGCACCGCATTCAGACTCAGGATCATCAAGAGGGTGGCGGCCACTGCCACGGCGCCGGCCGTATAAAAGAATGTCTGCATGGTTACTCCATCGTAAAAAGAGGGGGTAGGGTGTAGGGTGTGGGGTGTGGGGTGTAGGGTAAAGGCCAGGCCGACCCCGCCTCGTTTTTTGTCGTTCTCTTCCCCTCTACCCTACACCCTACCCCCTACACCCAGTCTTTTTAGGGCATCAAACTATGCACGTCGACCGGCGGCGACTCCCGCTCGGCTTCCCCTTTGTCCTTGCCGCCGATGCTGACCCCGGCGACTTTCCAATAGTTGTAGCCGTGGTATTTCCCCTCCCCCGCGATCAGCAGGTCTTCTTTTTCGTAGACCATGTTCTGCCGGTTGTATTCGCCCATCTCGAATTCCGGGATCAGCTGAATCGCGTAGGTCGGGCAGGCCTCTTCGCAGTAGCCGCAGAAGATGCAGCGGGAGAAGTTGATCCGGAAGAACTCCGGGTAGCGCCGGCCGGTCTCATCCTGCGTCGCCTGCAGCGCGATGCAATCGACCGGGCAGGCGACCGAGCAGAGATAACAGCCGACGCAGCGCTCGCCGCCGTCCGGATCGCGCGAGAGGATGATCCGTCCACGGTATCTCGGCGAAAGGACCGCCTTCTGCTCCGGATAGGGAATGGTGACCGGCTTCCGGAAGGTATGAAGGAATACGTCCCAGATGGTTCGTAAAATGCTGAGCATAGGAGAAAGATCCTTTCGTAGGGGCGGCCCTTGTGGCCGCCCGCATTTTCGATTTGGTTGTAGAGACGTCCCGGCGGGACGTCTCTACGCCAGGGGAGGCACAGAGGCCTGCCCTATATCTTCATCCTCTCGCCACCACCACCGCCCCGGTGACCAACAGGTTGATCAGCGAGAGCGGCAGCAGCACCTTCCACCCGAACGACATCAGCTGATCGATCCGGGGCCGGGGGAGGGCGGCCCGCAGCAGAATGAAGAAGCCGAGGAAGAAAGATGTTTTCAGTAAAAACCAAATAATCGGCGGCAGAAACGGCCCGTGCCAGCCGCCGAAGAAGAGGACGGTGATCATTGCCGAGATCAAGATCATCCCGAGATACTCTCCGATGAAGAACATCCCGAATTTCATCCCCGAATATTCGGTGTGAAAGCCGGCGCCGAGCTCGGTCTCCGCCTCCGGGAGATCGAACGGCAGACGATGCGTCTCGGCGACCCCGGCGATCAGGAAGAGGACAAAACCGAAGAACTGGGGGATGACGAACCAGAGCTCCCGCTGCGCTTCGACGATGTCGGTCAGACGAAAAGAGCCGGCGAGCATCACCGTGCCGGTGATCGACAGACCGAGGAAGACTTCGTAGCTGAGGAGCTGCGCCGCGGCGCGCAATCCGCCGAGGAGCGAATATTTGTTGTTCGACGACCAACCTCCCAAGACGATGCTATAGACGGTCAGCGACGTCATCGCCAGAAAGAAGAGGACCGCGATGTTCAGATCGACCAGGACCAGTCCGGGGGCGAACGGGACGACGACGAAGGCCATCAAAACGGCGACCATGATAATGGCCGGGGCGAGGACGAAGACCGGCTTGTCGGCGAAGGGGGGAATCCAGTCCTCCTTCGTGAAGAGCTTGATGCCGTCGGCGATCGGCTGAAAACTTCCGAAGGGGCCGACCCGGTTCGGCCCCAACCGGTCCTGCCAGACCGCCAGAAGACGCCGTTCGATCCAGGTGAGCCCGCCGGCGAGGCTGAGCATGATGAAGAGGAGCGCTAAGATGAAGATCCACGTAAAAAGGGTCATGAGGCCATCCTCAACATTCTCCCCCCGGCGGCGGGACGAAGCCGGCCCCAGGCGGGAAGGGGGGCGCCGACGAACGGCGGAATCCCGGCCGGGACCGCCGCCAACCCCTTCGGCAACGTTTCATCGATCCGGACGAGAAGTGGGTAGATCCGGCCCTCCCATTCGAGCTCGACCTCTCCGTCTTCCCCCGGTTCGATCTGAAGGCGCTTGGCATCGTCCGGGCGAAGCGCGATGTAGGGCGACGGGGCCAACGACATCAGCGTCGGCGCAGAGCGGGTCAGCTCCTCCGAGCCGAAGAGATGAAAGCGGGGGACGAGCAGCCATTGGTCGGGACGGGCCGCAAAGGGACGAGGGACTTCCCCAAAATAAGGCTGCTCTTTTTCCTCCGCAGGCATAATTAAACGAACGCCGAAGGGGGTACCGGGCAACTCCTCACCGGCTTCCCCCTGGAGTTTGATGGTCGCCTGCTGGTTCGAGTTCCAGCCGGGGGTCCAGGGGAGCGGGGTAAGGGAAGCGGGGCGCGGCCCCCAGTATCCTTCCATCGAGAAGGCGAAGGGAGAGTCGGGGTCTTCGGGCGGCTTCGGCTCATGGACATTTTCATTGGCGTGTATGGCGGTCCGCCCGCTGAAGCGGAACGACTCGCGCGGAAGCTTCTGATCGGCGATCCGGAAGGAGGCCGGCGGAGCGGCGTCTCGCGCGCCGGCCAGCGTGGGGATCTCCCTTGCCATGGTATCGAGCAGATCGTCCAGGCTCTGCCAGGCGGTCCCTTCTTCTCTTCCGGCTGCTGCGAGGCCGTCGCGCAGCCACCGCCAGCCTTCTTGAATCTCCCCTTTGGGGATAAACACTTTAAAGAACCGTTGTGCCCGTCCCTCGCTATTGACCAAAGTACCGGTCGCCTCTGCGTAGCTGCCGACCGGAAGCACCAACTCGGACCGGGACGAGGTCGAGTGATGGAGCAGGTCAAGGGTGACCAGATGCGGGACGGCATCGAGGAACGCATCGACCGTCGCGCCATCGGCGCGCCGGGTCAGATCGTTCTCCAAAATCAAAGCCGTTTCCACTTCTCCCTCGTGGAGCATTTGAAAGGCTTCACCCAGCGGGCGGCCTCCGATCAATCCCAATCCGACGGTGTTGCCCTCCGGGATGGCGAAGGCGAGTCCCGCTTGCTTGCCAGTGGCGCGCAGGGCTGAGGCGATGTTCGCGGCGCCATGGATAACCGCTTCACTGTTCAAGCTCATCCCGGTCACCACCAGGGGGCGTTCCGCCGCCATCAACGCACGGGCGATCCGGTCGGCCAGCGCGCCGACCGACGGGGGAAGGCCGGGAACCGCCGGCGCATCGGGCGAAACGGCATGCGCCACCGCGGCGCCGAGCCGGGCCAGATCTTCGGGGGCGGCCCGGTAGGTCTCCGTCGCGACCTCATCCAGCCGGGTCGCCGTCGGCGCGGCGATGAAGAGGGGGCTTTGCGGTTGGCCTTTGGTCGCGTCCCGAACGGCGGTGGCGTTCCAGGAGGGGATCTTCAGCGTATCGGCGGCGGTTATCTGCCGTTGGCGGACCGCCTGGCGAAGGCTCAGCGCCATCCGCGGGGTCACATTCGTGACGTCTTCTCCCAAAATAAAAACCGCATCGGCGCGCTCCATCTCGGCGAGCGAGGGGGTGTAGGCCGGGCCGGTTCGGAGAATGTCGAGGATGTTCCTCAGGAGACGAAATTGCTTGTCGGCCATGCCGGCGAAAAAGCGGTCCGGTCCTACGGCAGTTCGGAGGGCGAAGTTCGCCTCCAGCGAGGCGCGGGGCGATCCGATCCCGATCACCCGGCCGTTCCGGAGCAACGTGCCGAGGTGTTGAACCGCCTCCCGCTTCGAAATCTGGATCGTCTTTCCTTCCCGGACCAAAAGCGGCTCCCGAATCCGCTGCGGGCTGTTGGCATGTTCATAGCCGTAGCGCCCCCGGTCGCAGAGAAAGTAGCCGTTGACCTCCGGGTTGTACCGGTTGATATTCCGGCGCAATGTCCCGTAGCGCTCGCCGGGGGAAATATTGCAGCCGAGGCCGCAATGGAAGCAGAGGGAGGGGGCGCTCTCCAGGTCCCACTTGCGGACATAATGGCGTCCGTACGTCGCGTCTTTGAAGACGCCGGTCGGGCAGACTTCATCAAGGTTGCCGGAGAACTCATTCTCCAAGACGCCGTCCTCCTTGCGGCCGAAGTAGACGGTGTTGCGCAGGTGAAAAGAATAAAGGTCGCGGCCGCCGGCGTAGTCCCGGTAGAAGCGGACGCAGCGATAACATTGAATGCAGCGGTTCATCTCATGTTCGAGCAGCGGGCCGAGGTACTGGTTGCGGAAGGTCCGCTTCCGGAAGCGGTAGCGGCGGGCGACATGGCCGGTCATCACCGTCATGTCCTGGAGATGGCACTCCCCCCCCTCGTCGCAGACG contains:
- the nuoK gene encoding NADH-quinone oxidoreductase subunit NuoK yields the protein MLMIPVQEGLLLAAILFALGLIGLLVRRNILFILMSTEVMLNAAGLAFIVAGARWGAADGQVMFFFILALAAAEVSVGLALVLRMHHQYKSLDADLLSRMRG
- the nuoJ gene encoding NADH-quinone oxidoreductase subunit J, whose product is MQTFFYTAGAVAVAATLLMILSLNAVHALLYLIVSFLAVAVIFYILGAPFVAALEVIVYAGAIMVLFIFIVMMLNLGRRAAEQERAWLRPSMWIGPSVLAAILLGEVILLLTRAGVPAPAAEVVGPKEVGLVLFGPYLIGVELTSVLLMGALVAAYHLGWHRPKLEKANVDDSRARGASPGGDFVRAGADRSPGTP
- the nuoI gene encoding NADH-quinone oxidoreductase subunit NuoI, with product MLSILRTIWDVFLHTFRKPVTIPYPEQKAVLSPRYRGRIILSRDPDGGERCVGCYLCSVACPVDCIALQATQDETGRRYPEFFRINFSRCIFCGYCEEACPTYAIQLIPEFEMGEYNRQNMVYEKEDLLIAGEGKYHGYNYWKVAGVSIGGKDKGEAERESPPVDVHSLMP
- the nuoH gene encoding NADH-quinone oxidoreductase subunit NuoH gives rise to the protein MTLFTWIFILALLFIMLSLAGGLTWIERRLLAVWQDRLGPNRVGPFGSFQPIADGIKLFTKEDWIPPFADKPVFVLAPAIIMVAVLMAFVVVPFAPGLVLVDLNIAVLFFLAMTSLTVYSIVLGGWSSNNKYSLLGGLRAAAQLLSYEVFLGLSITGTVMLAGSFRLTDIVEAQRELWFVIPQFFGFVLFLIAGVAETHRLPFDLPEAETELGAGFHTEYSGMKFGMFFIGEYLGMILISAMITVLFFGGWHGPFLPPIIWFLLKTSFFLGFFILLRAALPRPRIDQLMSFGWKVLLPLSLINLLVTGAVVVARG
- the nuoG gene encoding NADH-quinone oxidoreductase subunit NuoG, which translates into the protein MATIYIDGKPYPVNPAQNVLQNVLGLGLNLEYFCWHPAMGSIGACRQCAVKAFKDENDTQGKIVMACMTPAIDGTRISILHPEAKTFRASVIEGLMLNHPHDCPVCDEGGECHLQDMTVMTGHVARRYRFRKRTFRNQYLGPLLEHEMNRCIQCYRCVRFYRDYAGGRDLYSFHLRNTVYFGRKEDGVLENEFSGNLDEVCPTGVFKDATYGRHYVRKWDLESAPSLCFHCGLGCNISPGERYGTLRRNINRYNPEVNGYFLCDRGRYGYEHANSPQRIREPLLVREGKTIQISKREAVQHLGTLLRNGRVIGIGSPRASLEANFALRTAVGPDRFFAGMADKQFRLLRNILDILRTGPAYTPSLAEMERADAVFILGEDVTNVTPRMALSLRQAVRQRQITAADTLKIPSWNATAVRDATKGQPQSPLFIAAPTATRLDEVATETYRAAPEDLARLGAAVAHAVSPDAPAVPGLPPSVGALADRIARALMAAERPLVVTGMSLNSEAVIHGAANIASALRATGKQAGLAFAIPEGNTVGLGLIGGRPLGEAFQMLHEGEVETALILENDLTRRADGATVDAFLDAVPHLVTLDLLHHSTSSRSELVLPVGSYAEATGTLVNSEGRAQRFFKVFIPKGEIQEGWRWLRDGLAAAGREEGTAWQSLDDLLDTMAREIPTLAGARDAAPPASFRIADQKLPRESFRFSGRTAIHANENVHEPKPPEDPDSPFAFSMEGYWGPRPASLTPLPWTPGWNSNQQATIKLQGEAGEELPGTPFGVRLIMPAEEKEQPYFGEVPRPFAARPDQWLLVPRFHLFGSEELTRSAPTLMSLAPSPYIALRPDDAKRLQIEPGEDGEVELEWEGRIYPLLVRIDETLPKGLAAVPAGIPPFVGAPLPAWGRLRPAAGGRMLRMAS